Genomic DNA from bacterium HR17:
TTGCGCTGTGTTATTTGGACCCTGAAGATGTGGCGTTGGTGCCTGAGCCGGGCTATCCCGTTTACAAAATCGGTGCGTTGTTGGCGTCGGCGAAAAGTTATCCGCTACCGTTGCGTTCCGACCACAATTGGACGCCCGACTTTTCTGCCGTCCCGACGGAAGTGCTGAAGCGGGCAAAACTGCTGTGGCTCAACTACCCCAACAACCCGACGACGGCGTGTGTGGGGTTGGAATTTTTCACCCAAGCAGTCGCTTTCGCCCAAGAGCACAACCTGCTCATCTGCCACGATGCAGCGTATGTGGACATCACCTACGACGGCTATGTGGCGCCGAGCATCTTGCAAGTGCCGGGCGCCAAAGAAGTCGCCGTCGAGTTCGGGTCACTGAGCAAGCCCTTCGCGATGACCGGGTGGCGCATCGGATGGGCGGTCGGTAACCCTCAAGCCGTTCGCTTGCTGGCGACAGTTAAGGACAACATTGACAGCGGTATCTTCCGCCCCATCCAACGGGCAGGGGCAAAAGCCCTCCATCTATGGTGTGAAGAGCCATCCATCATCCAACCCGTCGTGGCGACTTACCAACGCCGACGGGACACGGTCGTGGGAGCCTTGCAGGCGGCTGGCATCCGCGTCACGCCGCCCAAAGGCACGCTCTATGTGTGGGCACCCATCCCCGACGGATTCCAAACCTCGCACGAGTTCGCTACCTTTTTGCTGGAACGCGCCCATGTCGCTGTCACGCCTGGCGGCGGCTACGGACCAGCAGGGGAAGGTTATTTCCGTATCTCCCTCACCTACCCCGACCCAGTTATCGCTGAGGCTATGGAGCGCATCGCTTCCGCTTTGCAGTAAATGCAAAGGGAGCACCGCTTCTGAGGTAGTCTCAGAGCGCTCTGAGACG
This window encodes:
- the dapL gene encoding LL-diaminopimelate aminotransferase, yielding MPQPSRRMEQLGPYLFSAIGAKVRELKAKGAKVISLGIGDPDVPTPDPIVLELIRAATDTHDPDRFRYGSDWPLDVFPNAVAAYYRRRFGVELDPATEVVPLIGSKEGIAHIALCYLDPEDVALVPEPGYPVYKIGALLASAKSYPLPLRSDHNWTPDFSAVPTEVLKRAKLLWLNYPNNPTTACVGLEFFTQAVAFAQEHNLLICHDAAYVDITYDGYVAPSILQVPGAKEVAVEFGSLSKPFAMTGWRIGWAVGNPQAVRLLATVKDNIDSGIFRPIQRAGAKALHLWCEEPSIIQPVVATYQRRRDTVVGALQAAGIRVTPPKGTLYVWAPIPDGFQTSHEFATFLLERAHVAVTPGGGYGPAGEGYFRISLTYPDPVIAEAMERIASALQ